In the Natronobacterium texcoconense genome, one interval contains:
- a CDS encoding methytransferase partner Trm112: MKESLLEILRCPLDKHELELEDAEYADGDEVVDGTLVCAECGERYPVDDGIPNLLPPDMREETPA, encoded by the coding sequence ATGAAGGAGTCGTTGCTGGAGATCCTCCGCTGTCCGCTGGACAAACACGAACTCGAACTCGAGGACGCAGAGTACGCTGACGGCGACGAGGTCGTCGACGGGACGCTCGTCTGCGCGGAGTGTGGCGAGCGGTATCCGGTCGACGACGGCATTCCGAACCTGCTGCCACCGGACATGCGCGAAGAAACGCCTGCGTAA
- a CDS encoding BsuPI-related putative proteinase inhibitor, translated as MALEGTLEADVSTSGIDDAVTFEFTVTNTGSSAAELQFPDAAKAEFVVEDEGREVWRFSDGRMFAQVVSSERLAPDESATYEAEWSDPQSGEFTVVAELRARETTCEARTSITVPE; from the coding sequence ATGGCACTCGAAGGCACGCTCGAGGCGGACGTATCGACGAGTGGAATAGACGACGCCGTGACGTTCGAGTTTACGGTCACGAACACCGGCTCGAGTGCCGCGGAACTGCAGTTCCCGGACGCGGCCAAGGCCGAGTTCGTCGTCGAGGACGAGGGCCGTGAGGTGTGGCGGTTCTCGGACGGTCGGATGTTCGCCCAGGTGGTCAGCTCCGAGCGACTCGCACCGGACGAGTCGGCGACCTACGAGGCCGAGTGGTCCGACCCGCAGTCCGGCGAGTTCACCGTGGTCGCGGAGCTACGGGCACGGGAGACGACGTGTGAGGCCCGGACGTCGATCACCGTCCCGGAGTGA
- a CDS encoding DUF5793 family protein: MRREHFTLEVTNVDWVESDDEPKKPTVSIDFTGPATTLRERLTGPDGDVLEAGETDVALRLQEPLGTDAAGVVSVTNRVTGEFILELNEDAEDVLRFIRAARGYGEEATDDEGRYEVEIVLEDEPFVSYDKRTFLVYDDEGSLLRQHSLIPSGVEL; the protein is encoded by the coding sequence ATGAGGCGCGAGCACTTCACGCTAGAGGTTACGAACGTCGACTGGGTCGAAAGCGACGACGAACCCAAAAAGCCCACTGTATCGATCGATTTTACCGGCCCAGCGACGACGCTTCGCGAGCGCCTTACCGGTCCCGACGGGGACGTTCTGGAAGCGGGCGAGACCGACGTCGCCCTCAGGCTTCAGGAGCCACTCGGGACCGACGCCGCGGGCGTGGTGAGCGTAACCAACCGCGTCACCGGCGAATTCATCCTCGAACTCAACGAGGACGCCGAGGACGTCCTGCGGTTCATCCGTGCGGCCCGTGGCTACGGCGAGGAAGCCACCGACGACGAGGGGCGATACGAAGTCGAAATCGTCCTCGAGGACGAGCCGTTCGTCTCCTACGACAAGCGAACGTTCCTGGTCTACGACGACGAGGGGAGTCTGCTCCGCCAGCACAGCCTGATTCCAAGCGGCGTCGAACTCTAG
- a CDS encoding UPF0058 family protein, translating to MHKDELLELHEELVVIMEYFSERDEVNEELFDPYHQLDVDPSHVHKSKSEHKHAVFVLGNALAKGMSEDEFSSAGRIGKRMKELAEDAESKI from the coding sequence ATGCACAAAGACGAACTTCTCGAGCTTCACGAAGAACTCGTCGTCATCATGGAGTACTTTTCCGAACGCGACGAGGTCAACGAGGAGCTGTTCGACCCGTACCACCAGCTCGACGTCGACCCGTCGCACGTCCACAAATCCAAGAGCGAACACAAACACGCCGTTTTCGTCCTCGGTAACGCCCTCGCGAAGGGAATGAGCGAAGACGAGTTCTCGAGCGCGGGTCGAATTGGCAAGCGAATGAAAGAACTTGCAGAGGACGCCGAGTCGAAAATCTAG
- a CDS encoding class I SAM-dependent methyltransferase, with the protein MGDDQADEDAREETADRGRPDRTTVRDTYDRIAAHFASTREYAWPEVETFVDDVADGSHTVGLDLGCGNCRHAELLADAGLETVVGVDVSRGLLETGRERARDRSFAVELCQGDAATLPLADDSVDLAVYVATLHHLPSAGARRASLDELARVLAPDGRGLVSAWSTAHDRFEDADEGFDTTVEWTLPGGEPVDRFYHIYAPDEFERDLEASDLELLEWELSSGNCYARVAGSR; encoded by the coding sequence ATGGGCGACGACCAGGCGGACGAAGACGCTCGAGAGGAGACAGCAGATCGCGGTCGACCGGACCGAACGACCGTCCGCGACACCTACGATCGGATCGCCGCTCACTTCGCATCCACTCGCGAGTACGCCTGGCCCGAAGTCGAAACCTTCGTCGACGACGTGGCCGACGGGAGCCACACGGTCGGTCTCGACCTCGGCTGTGGAAACTGCCGACACGCCGAACTACTCGCCGATGCCGGTCTCGAGACCGTCGTCGGCGTAGACGTCAGTCGCGGACTGCTCGAGACGGGACGCGAACGCGCCCGGGACCGATCGTTCGCGGTCGAACTCTGTCAGGGCGATGCAGCGACGCTGCCGCTCGCCGACGACAGCGTCGACCTCGCGGTCTACGTCGCGACGCTGCATCACCTCCCGTCCGCTGGCGCACGTCGCGCGAGCCTCGACGAACTCGCACGCGTCCTCGCTCCCGACGGACGTGGCCTCGTCAGCGCGTGGTCGACCGCCCACGACCGGTTCGAGGACGCAGACGAGGGGTTCGACACCACGGTCGAGTGGACCCTGCCCGGCGGCGAACCCGTAGACCGGTTCTATCACATCTACGCGCCCGACGAGTTCGAACGCGACCTTGAGGCAAGTGATCTCGAGTTGCTAGAGTGGGAACTCTCGAGCGGAAACTGTTACGCGAGGGTTGCGGGCTCGCGGTGA
- a CDS encoding adenylosuccinate synthase encodes MTVTIVGSQLGDEGKGGVVDLYGDAADVVVRYQGGDNAGHTVVYDGTKYKLSLVPSGAVRGKVGVLGNGCVVNPRTLFDEINTLREKGLDPDVRIAERAHVILPFHRVLDGIEEDVKSESDQEVGTTGRGIGPTYEDKAGRRGVRVGDLLDPDVLRERLEYVVPQKRALVEDVYDVDIHELEDPDAFDVDALFEEFRDIGERLEEENMTVNAGAFLAEAMDDGQNVMLEGAQGTIIDIDYGNYPYVTSSNPTAGGAATGAGISPTVIGNGEVIGIVKAYLTRVGSGPLPTELGGVAGDTPGYDEDTEGPNEELATYIRDEGGEYGTVTGRPRRVGWLDMPMLRHSARTNGFTGLAINHVDVLAGLDEVKVGHTYELDGEELYTMPATTEQWARCEATLKRFDGWPEVDWEEVAEEGYDAIPENARTYLEYVSDELDVPIYAVGVGPGREETVVVEDPYE; translated from the coding sequence ATGACCGTCACAATCGTCGGGTCGCAACTCGGCGACGAAGGCAAGGGTGGCGTCGTCGACCTTTACGGCGACGCTGCCGACGTCGTCGTCCGCTATCAGGGCGGCGACAACGCTGGACACACTGTCGTTTACGATGGTACGAAGTACAAACTCTCTCTGGTTCCCTCGGGTGCGGTCCGGGGGAAAGTCGGCGTTCTCGGGAACGGCTGCGTCGTAAACCCGAGAACGCTGTTCGACGAGATCAACACGCTCCGGGAGAAGGGGCTCGACCCGGACGTCCGCATCGCCGAACGAGCACACGTCATCCTCCCGTTCCACCGCGTTCTCGACGGCATCGAGGAAGACGTCAAGAGCGAATCCGACCAGGAGGTCGGCACGACCGGCCGCGGCATCGGCCCGACCTACGAGGACAAGGCCGGTCGCCGCGGCGTCCGCGTCGGCGACCTGCTCGACCCCGACGTGCTTCGAGAGCGACTCGAGTACGTCGTTCCACAGAAACGCGCGCTCGTCGAGGACGTCTACGACGTCGATATCCACGAACTCGAGGATCCCGACGCGTTCGACGTCGACGCGCTCTTCGAGGAGTTCCGCGACATCGGCGAACGCCTCGAGGAAGAGAACATGACCGTCAACGCCGGCGCGTTCCTCGCCGAGGCGATGGACGACGGGCAGAACGTCATGCTCGAGGGCGCACAGGGGACGATCATCGACATCGACTACGGGAACTATCCGTACGTGACCTCCTCGAACCCGACCGCGGGCGGCGCCGCGACTGGCGCGGGGATCAGCCCGACGGTGATCGGCAACGGCGAGGTCATCGGCATCGTCAAGGCCTACCTGACCCGCGTCGGAAGCGGTCCGCTGCCGACCGAACTCGGCGGCGTCGCCGGCGACACGCCGGGCTACGACGAGGACACCGAGGGACCCAACGAGGAACTCGCGACCTACATCCGCGACGAGGGCGGCGAGTACGGCACCGTCACCGGTCGTCCGCGCCGTGTCGGGTGGCTCGACATGCCGATGCTCCGTCACTCCGCCCGGACGAACGGCTTCACGGGTCTCGCGATCAACCACGTCGACGTCCTTGCCGGACTCGACGAGGTGAAGGTCGGCCACACCTACGAACTCGACGGCGAGGAACTGTACACGATGCCCGCGACGACCGAACAGTGGGCCCGCTGTGAGGCGACGCTGAAGCGCTTCGATGGCTGGCCCGAGGTCGACTGGGAAGAAGTCGCCGAGGAAGGATACGACGCGATCCCCGAAAACGCCCGAACCTACCTCGAGTACGTCAGCGACGAACTCGACGTACCGATCTACGCGGTCGGCGTCGGTCCCGGCCGCGAGGAGACCGTCGTCGTCGAAGACCCCTACGAGTAG
- a CDS encoding ABC transporter ATP-binding protein yields MANGQLLTTAADEPTEVSGTTDEAVLKLDAVAKRYGSEEVISDLSLSVRDGEILTLLGPSGCGKTTTLRLIAGLERPDAGHIQLEDNSVAGNGRFVPPEERGVGVVFQEFALFPHLTARENVAFGLQNWGEEERDARVTDLLELVGLGDHGDDYPEELSGGQQQRVALARSLAPEPEMLLLDEPFSNLDVDLRVEMREEVRRIIKEAGVTAISVTHDQEEALSISDRVAVMNDGDIEQIDAPEQVFQQPKSRFVAGFLGHASFLSGTVQGDSVETALGRVLRDDVNGLAQQYDGTGIDLLVRPDDVTAFSADGSETNGRVVYRRYLGPTVLYRVELDSGETIECMHNHSDRIDLDERVAVRVTADHELAWFPAGQRHRDVTVADD; encoded by the coding sequence ATGGCGAACGGACAATTACTCACGACGGCAGCCGACGAACCGACGGAGGTATCGGGGACGACCGACGAGGCCGTCCTGAAACTGGACGCTGTCGCGAAACGGTACGGTTCCGAGGAAGTCATCTCGGACCTGTCGCTGTCGGTTCGCGACGGCGAGATCCTGACGCTGCTTGGTCCGTCGGGCTGTGGCAAGACGACGACGCTCCGGCTGATCGCCGGCCTCGAGCGCCCCGACGCCGGCCACATCCAACTCGAGGACAACTCCGTGGCCGGCAACGGACGGTTCGTCCCGCCGGAGGAACGCGGCGTCGGGGTCGTCTTCCAGGAGTTTGCGCTTTTCCCGCATCTCACCGCACGCGAGAACGTCGCTTTCGGCCTGCAAAACTGGGGCGAGGAGGAACGCGACGCTCGCGTCACGGATCTGCTCGAACTCGTCGGTCTCGGGGATCACGGCGACGACTATCCGGAGGAACTCTCCGGCGGTCAGCAACAGCGGGTCGCGCTCGCCCGGTCGCTCGCGCCCGAACCCGAGATGCTGTTGCTCGACGAACCGTTCTCGAACCTCGACGTCGACCTTCGGGTCGAGATGCGCGAGGAGGTCCGCCGAATCATCAAGGAAGCCGGCGTCACCGCCATCTCGGTCACACACGATCAGGAGGAGGCGCTCTCGATCTCCGATCGCGTTGCCGTGATGAACGACGGCGACATCGAACAGATCGACGCCCCCGAGCAAGTCTTCCAGCAGCCGAAATCACGGTTCGTCGCGGGCTTTCTGGGCCACGCCAGCTTTCTTTCCGGAACGGTCCAGGGCGACAGCGTCGAGACCGCACTCGGCCGCGTTCTCCGTGACGACGTCAACGGCCTCGCCCAGCAGTACGACGGGACAGGCATCGATCTGCTCGTCCGGCCGGACGACGTCACTGCGTTCTCGGCCGACGGTTCGGAGACGAACGGTCGGGTCGTCTACCGTCGCTATCTCGGCCCGACGGTTCTCTACCGGGTGGAACTCGACTCCGGCGAAACCATCGAGTGCATGCACAACCACTCCGATCGGATCGACCTCGACGAGCGCGTCGCCGTCCGGGTCACCGCCGACCACGAACTGGCCTGGTTCCCCGCGGGCCAGCGCCACCGCGACGTTACCGTCGCGGACGACTGA
- a CDS encoding DUF7527 domain-containing protein, whose product MDPRTQERVEQWDSRPFSGGYDGLSDLADDGFSGAVTANGTCLFLLNGRIIGAIDGEIEDFQSASGTLYQAPHPSVPLLCSMEEHDGETRAKYYTNETSIEEVDRTLKQGSFTGYVELSENVLSGDYYLVYYGGRRMAAAYIGNSKRLITGDEAYERAVDEVGIYTVTNVDLEVVDVPGEGADPPVSSDDSSTGPTGTTASASPDDAPESNVASGTELDDSSIDPINVSEAGPGSVGEETEFESFDEHSVGETEADSVEATDGSAVTPDVEDEGSAPATDTGSPGMDDGPTTTATDVDLEDDDSSSEPASAGSDAASTPESGTGIDASSPEQQSTSLSSGPDPAEVEAAAEQLDESDITWSTEDDEPDEPVDERFEEEEQWRETRSIPSIDPEKTSSSNSNAKSESSSRQTRSSTTDRTSGDAGASSGTGSRTPDRQTSQPETGARDTTSNTTQTSSSSANAGQSGSSSQTQAQTQQLAERVERLEEKRDALETKANELASERDQLREENHELSSKIDRLQSRIEELESERQGGGERQESAVEPSGTPMQPTQALSGTNLFVRYESKSKPTLETAHAGDAGRSDVATNLQLEHHTEFDANEVAVDGKPYETFLTSTMAYQFVEWLTERALYEVRDTGNANGLADLYDAIPRIDRAELDATISLADDDTEDVPESVTFDVVAFDKRGNPLVLATLNDSRDPITEEELTDLEEKTSAVKANYPDLGAAFAVTSSYFEPGALEVTEKATNSGFLNRGSKMSYVNLSRKEGYHLCLVESRSEGFHMNVPEL is encoded by the coding sequence ATGGACCCACGCACGCAAGAGCGCGTCGAGCAGTGGGATTCCCGCCCGTTCAGCGGGGGTTACGACGGTCTTTCCGATCTCGCTGACGACGGATTCTCGGGGGCCGTCACGGCGAACGGAACCTGTCTCTTTCTGCTCAACGGTCGCATCATCGGTGCCATCGACGGCGAAATCGAGGACTTCCAGAGCGCGTCCGGGACGCTCTACCAGGCACCTCACCCGTCGGTACCGTTGCTCTGCTCGATGGAGGAACACGATGGCGAAACGCGCGCCAAATACTACACGAACGAGACGTCGATCGAGGAGGTCGACAGGACCCTCAAGCAAGGGTCGTTTACCGGCTACGTCGAACTGAGCGAGAACGTTCTCAGCGGCGACTACTACCTCGTCTACTACGGCGGTCGTCGGATGGCCGCGGCCTACATCGGCAACTCCAAGCGGCTGATCACCGGCGACGAGGCGTACGAACGCGCCGTCGACGAAGTCGGGATCTACACCGTCACGAATGTCGACCTCGAGGTCGTCGACGTTCCAGGAGAGGGGGCAGATCCACCCGTCAGTAGCGACGACTCGTCTACCGGACCGACTGGGACGACTGCAAGCGCCAGCCCGGACGACGCACCGGAATCCAACGTCGCGTCGGGTACGGAACTGGACGACTCGTCCATCGATCCGATCAACGTCTCCGAGGCTGGCCCTGGCAGCGTCGGCGAAGAAACCGAGTTCGAGAGCTTCGACGAACACTCGGTCGGCGAGACCGAGGCGGACAGCGTTGAGGCCACCGACGGGTCGGCTGTGACGCCCGATGTCGAGGACGAGGGATCGGCACCAGCGACCGATACCGGAAGCCCCGGCATGGACGACGGACCGACCACGACGGCCACGGACGTCGACCTCGAGGACGACGACTCGAGTTCCGAGCCAGCGAGTGCCGGCAGCGACGCGGCGTCTACTCCCGAATCGGGGACTGGCATCGATGCCTCGAGTCCCGAACAGCAGTCGACGTCGCTTTCCTCGGGGCCGGACCCTGCCGAGGTCGAGGCAGCCGCCGAACAGCTAGACGAAAGCGACATCACCTGGTCGACCGAGGACGACGAGCCGGACGAACCCGTCGACGAACGGTTCGAAGAAGAAGAGCAGTGGCGAGAGACCCGTAGCATTCCCTCGATCGATCCGGAGAAGACCTCGAGTTCGAATTCGAACGCGAAGTCGGAGTCGTCGTCCCGACAAACGCGTTCGAGCACCACCGATCGAACGAGCGGTGACGCCGGTGCCAGTTCCGGAACGGGCAGTAGAACCCCGGACCGGCAGACGTCACAGCCCGAAACCGGTGCTCGAGATACGACGAGCAACACCACGCAGACCTCGAGTTCGAGTGCGAACGCCGGCCAGTCGGGATCGTCGTCCCAGACGCAGGCCCAGACACAGCAACTCGCCGAACGCGTCGAACGTCTCGAGGAGAAACGCGACGCGCTGGAGACGAAAGCCAACGAACTGGCGTCGGAACGCGATCAGCTTCGTGAGGAAAACCACGAGCTATCGTCGAAGATCGATCGGCTACAGTCACGTATCGAGGAACTCGAGAGCGAACGGCAGGGAGGCGGTGAACGCCAGGAGTCCGCCGTCGAACCGTCTGGAACGCCGATGCAGCCCACACAGGCGCTCTCCGGGACGAACCTTTTCGTCCGATACGAATCGAAGAGCAAACCGACTCTCGAGACGGCCCACGCGGGCGACGCCGGTCGCAGTGACGTCGCGACGAACCTGCAACTCGAGCATCATACGGAGTTCGACGCGAACGAAGTTGCAGTCGACGGCAAGCCCTACGAGACGTTCCTCACCTCGACGATGGCCTACCAGTTCGTCGAGTGGCTCACCGAGCGGGCGCTGTACGAGGTCCGCGATACCGGCAACGCAAACGGGCTCGCCGACCTCTACGATGCGATTCCACGGATCGACCGCGCCGAACTGGACGCGACGATCTCGCTCGCCGACGACGATACCGAGGACGTCCCCGAGTCGGTCACGTTCGACGTCGTCGCGTTCGACAAGCGCGGCAACCCGCTCGTGCTTGCGACGCTGAACGACTCGCGGGACCCGATAACCGAAGAAGAACTCACCGATCTCGAGGAGAAGACCTCCGCGGTCAAGGCTAATTACCCCGATCTCGGGGCCGCGTTCGCGGTGACCTCGAGTTACTTCGAACCTGGCGCACTCGAGGTCACGGAGAAGGCGACGAATAGCGGTTTCCTCAACCGTGGCTCGAAGATGAGCTACGTCAACCTCTCGCGCAAGGAGGGGTACCACCTCTGTCTCGTCGAATCCCGGTCGGAAGGGTTCCACATGAACGTCCCCGAACTGTAG
- a CDS encoding DUF7524 family protein gives MLSNEVTVHVNRGESDTLELESTPTGDELELEVSRSFTLTLQGHETPAHVHCRLDGDLSRIASIDHPNYYVGPGDVTSVPVEIEPDGVEDLVEGQLEILTGYGSESVTVDVTVTPGSARIDVDESLAKPSRDESEPTALERLSSVTRIDPGTLAVAALGLVAVAIATMTAATIASPAALVGLVAVAVGVVVAGLLLIQ, from the coding sequence GTGCTGTCGAACGAGGTTACCGTCCACGTCAACCGCGGGGAAAGCGACACCCTGGAACTCGAGTCCACACCCACCGGTGACGAACTCGAACTCGAGGTCAGTCGGTCGTTCACGCTGACGCTCCAGGGCCACGAGACGCCGGCACACGTTCACTGCCGGCTCGACGGTGACCTCAGTCGTATCGCATCGATCGATCACCCGAACTACTACGTCGGGCCGGGCGACGTCACGTCGGTCCCGGTCGAGATCGAACCCGACGGCGTCGAAGACCTCGTCGAGGGACAACTCGAGATACTGACCGGCTACGGGTCGGAGTCGGTGACGGTCGACGTCACCGTCACACCCGGTTCGGCCAGGATCGACGTCGACGAGTCGCTCGCGAAGCCGTCGCGAGACGAGTCCGAACCGACGGCCCTCGAGCGACTCTCGTCGGTAACCCGGATCGACCCCGGAACCCTCGCCGTCGCCGCGCTCGGACTGGTTGCGGTCGCTATCGCGACGATGACTGCGGCGACAATCGCCAGCCCAGCCGCGCTGGTCGGACTCGTCGCGGTGGCCGTCGGCGTCGTCGTCGCCGGTCTTCTCCTGATTCAGTAG
- the chrA gene encoding chromate efflux transporter, producing MGDTVTGEPGYTYRGEATPAKLLEIARYFLFIGIVGFGGPLVHIAMMEDDLVGEDSKEWTEESIFMEGLAICNMLPGPASTQLGIFMGWIRAGNLGALVAGFFFMLPTFVIVVFFSWLYFAYQELPAVEAMFYGINPVVIGLIVGAAWSMAGSALAEGRGHAEFDVGSETWSVDYLLVGLLAAAIVATAILGSNPVVQFVLAGLVAVAIYRSDWVREHLRRVALWSVAGAILGASYAFRDRILDLLGPTLRGAIQASPIWGLLVAFWANPWVQLFAFMVYTGSFIYGGGLVLIPFIELYVVQEFGWMTSREFVDGIAIGQLSPGPVVMTTAFVGYKLMLDVSGGLLWVAVLGALVATVGAFGPSFAFIMGFFPYFARVRENDVVQTALTGVNAAVVGAILGATVTLALESFVDAFTVLLAVVTFELFRRGVHAAYLIVGGGAVGMAWYVLVLP from the coding sequence GTGGGTGACACCGTTACAGGAGAGCCCGGCTACACCTATCGCGGCGAGGCGACGCCGGCGAAACTCCTCGAGATCGCCCGTTACTTCCTCTTTATCGGGATCGTCGGCTTCGGCGGCCCGCTCGTCCACATCGCGATGATGGAGGACGACCTGGTCGGCGAGGACAGCAAAGAGTGGACCGAGGAGTCGATCTTCATGGAGGGGCTCGCCATCTGTAACATGTTGCCGGGTCCCGCCTCGACGCAACTGGGGATCTTCATGGGCTGGATCCGCGCCGGCAACCTCGGCGCGCTCGTGGCAGGTTTTTTCTTCATGCTGCCGACGTTCGTCATCGTCGTCTTCTTCTCGTGGCTGTACTTCGCTTATCAGGAGCTTCCGGCGGTCGAGGCGATGTTCTACGGGATCAACCCCGTCGTCATCGGACTCATCGTGGGCGCGGCGTGGTCGATGGCAGGGAGCGCGCTGGCGGAAGGACGCGGCCACGCCGAGTTCGACGTCGGGTCGGAGACGTGGTCGGTCGACTACCTGCTGGTCGGACTGCTTGCCGCCGCAATCGTCGCCACCGCGATCCTCGGCTCGAATCCCGTCGTCCAGTTCGTCCTGGCAGGGCTCGTCGCCGTGGCGATCTATCGGTCGGACTGGGTGCGCGAGCACCTCCGGCGCGTCGCGCTCTGGTCGGTCGCCGGTGCGATCCTCGGAGCGTCGTACGCGTTCCGGGATCGCATACTCGATCTGCTCGGCCCGACCCTGCGCGGAGCGATCCAGGCCAGCCCGATCTGGGGGCTGCTGGTCGCGTTCTGGGCGAACCCGTGGGTACAGCTGTTCGCGTTCATGGTCTACACCGGCTCCTTTATTTACGGCGGCGGGCTCGTTCTCATCCCGTTCATCGAACTCTACGTCGTCCAGGAGTTCGGCTGGATGACCAGCCGCGAGTTCGTCGACGGCATCGCGATCGGACAGCTCTCGCCGGGCCCCGTCGTGATGACGACGGCCTTCGTCGGCTACAAGCTCATGCTCGACGTCTCGGGCGGACTGCTGTGGGTGGCCGTCCTCGGCGCTCTCGTGGCCACGGTCGGCGCCTTCGGCCCGTCGTTTGCGTTCATCATGGGTTTCTTTCCGTACTTCGCGAGAGTTCGCGAGAACGACGTCGTCCAGACCGCACTCACGGGAGTCAACGCCGCCGTCGTCGGCGCGATTCTTGGAGCAACGGTGACGCTCGCACTCGAGTCGTTCGTCGACGCGTTTACCGTCCTGCTCGCAGTCGTCACGTTCGAACTGTTCCGGCGAGGAGTACACGCGGCGTATCTCATCGTCGGCGGCGGAGCCGTCGGGATGGCGTGGTACGTTCTGGTTCTGCCGTAG
- a CDS encoding mechanosensitive ion channel family protein — MFESVVSIQSGSNKLTAPADESTINETAERWFESIEAIQLALETVTSTEGRMAASLLMILLAVTIGFVVVPKAVQRTTELVGQTLRESEAGTVLETIDDLLDVPFPKTAVVRLFQTSLIAITGLALLVVWGYADIARSALGSLRSALPYFFQVLLTIGLLVGALVGTRYLEERLEEWLADANYVTAHQEEVVYRVLQVIIFVAAGLAALSLWDVDLGGLLVGAGFLGIVLGMAARQTLGSLIAGFVLMFSRPFEIGDWVQIDDHEGMVVDITIINTRLRSFDGEVVVLPNDNVSASTVINRSKRNRLRLRLEVGVDYETDLERAEEVAIESIETVEKVASAPKPQVIPTEFGDSAITLECRFWIKQPNAHKKWTTLQSVIHEIKTSYEQEGIGIPYPQRELSSREDARFRLDNDVEQGEQELTYTDQE, encoded by the coding sequence GTGTTCGAGAGCGTCGTATCGATACAGAGTGGTTCGAACAAGCTTACCGCACCAGCAGACGAATCCACGATAAACGAGACGGCCGAGCGGTGGTTCGAGAGCATCGAGGCAATCCAGTTGGCTCTCGAGACTGTTACCTCGACCGAGGGGCGGATGGCGGCCAGTCTCCTGATGATCCTGCTCGCAGTCACCATCGGGTTCGTCGTCGTCCCGAAAGCCGTCCAGCGAACGACCGAACTGGTCGGCCAAACCTTGCGCGAGAGCGAGGCCGGAACGGTTCTCGAGACGATCGACGACCTGCTCGACGTCCCGTTCCCGAAGACGGCAGTCGTCCGACTCTTTCAAACGAGCCTGATCGCAATCACCGGGCTCGCGTTGCTCGTCGTCTGGGGTTACGCCGACATCGCACGGAGCGCACTGGGTTCGCTCAGGTCGGCACTCCCGTACTTCTTCCAGGTGTTGTTGACGATCGGACTTCTCGTCGGTGCGCTCGTCGGAACGCGATACCTCGAGGAACGACTCGAGGAGTGGCTCGCCGACGCGAACTACGTTACGGCCCACCAGGAGGAGGTCGTCTACCGCGTGCTGCAGGTGATCATCTTCGTCGCCGCCGGGTTAGCCGCCCTCTCGCTCTGGGACGTCGATCTCGGTGGGTTGCTCGTCGGGGCAGGGTTCCTCGGTATCGTGCTCGGTATGGCCGCCCGCCAGACGCTCGGGTCGCTGATCGCTGGCTTCGTGTTGATGTTCTCCCGCCCGTTCGAGATCGGTGACTGGGTACAGATCGACGACCACGAGGGGATGGTCGTCGACATCACGATCATCAACACGCGCCTGCGAAGTTTCGACGGCGAAGTCGTGGTCCTTCCCAACGACAACGTTTCGGCGAGTACGGTGATCAACCGCAGCAAGCGCAACCGACTCCGCCTCCGACTTGAGGTCGGCGTCGACTACGAGACCGACCTCGAGCGAGCCGAGGAAGTCGCCATCGAATCGATCGAAACCGTCGAGAAGGTCGCCTCGGCACCGAAACCGCAAGTGATCCCCACCGAATTCGGGGATTCGGCGATCACGCTCGAGTGCCGGTTCTGGATCAAACAGCCGAACGCACACAAGAAGTGGACGACGTTGCAGTCGGTGATCCACGAGATCAAGACGAGTTACGAGCAAGAGGGAATCGGGATCCCCTACCCACAGCGAGAACTCAGTTCGCGGGAGGACGCTCGCTTCCGTCTCGATAACGACGTCGAGCAGGGAGAACAGGAACTCACGTACACCGACCAGGAGTGA